The proteins below come from a single Cetobacterium sp. ZOR0034 genomic window:
- a CDS encoding 6-phospho-alpha-glucosidase, translating to MKKFSILIAGGGSTFTPGIILMLLDNLDKFPIRQIKMYDNDAERQAKIGDACAILLKEKAPEIEFSYSTKPEEAFTDIDFVMAHIRVGKYPMRELDEKIPLKHGVVGQETCGPGGVAYGMRSIGGVIELIDHMEKYSPNAWMLNYSNPAAIVAEATRRLKPNSKVLNICDMPIGIEVRMAEILGLNSRKDMDIMYYGLNHFGWWKSIKDKAGNDLMPKIKEHVAKFGYVEDKGDNQHTDASWNDTFAKAKDVYAVDPTTLPNTYLKYYLFPDYVVQHSDKEYTRANEVMDGREKFVFGECDRIVKNKTSKDTGLHIDEHASYIVDLARAIAFNTKEKMLLIVENNGAIVNFDSTAMVEIPCIVGNGGPEPLVIGAIPQFQKGLMEQQVSVEKLTVEAWIEGSYQKLWQALTMSKTVPSATVAKAILDDLIAANKGYWPELK from the coding sequence ATGAAAAAGTTTTCAATTTTAATCGCAGGTGGAGGAAGTACATTTACTCCAGGAATAATTTTAATGCTACTAGACAATTTAGACAAGTTCCCAATCAGACAGATTAAAATGTATGATAATGACGCTGAAAGACAAGCTAAAATTGGAGATGCTTGTGCAATACTTTTAAAAGAAAAAGCTCCAGAGATAGAGTTTAGTTATAGTACAAAACCAGAAGAGGCTTTCACTGATATAGATTTCGTTATGGCTCATATCAGAGTTGGAAAATATCCAATGAGAGAATTAGATGAAAAAATACCTTTAAAGCATGGAGTTGTTGGTCAAGAAACTTGTGGTCCTGGTGGAGTTGCTTATGGTATGAGATCTATCGGAGGAGTTATCGAACTGATTGACCACATGGAGAAATACTCTCCAAACGCTTGGATGTTAAACTATTCAAATCCAGCTGCTATAGTTGCTGAAGCTACAAGAAGATTAAAACCAAACTCAAAAGTACTTAATATCTGTGATATGCCAATTGGAATTGAAGTTAGAATGGCTGAAATTCTTGGATTAAATTCTAGAAAAGATATGGATATAATGTATTATGGTTTAAATCACTTCGGTTGGTGGAAATCTATAAAAGATAAAGCTGGAAACGATTTAATGCCAAAAATTAAAGAACATGTTGCAAAGTTTGGATACGTGGAGGATAAGGGGGATAACCAACACACAGATGCTAGCTGGAACGATACGTTTGCTAAAGCAAAAGATGTATACGCTGTAGATCCTACAACTTTACCAAATACTTACTTAAAATATTATTTATTCCCTGATTATGTTGTTCAACACTCTGATAAAGAGTATACAAGAGCAAATGAGGTTATGGATGGAAGAGAGAAATTTGTGTTTGGAGAGTGTGATAGAATAGTTAAAAATAAAACTTCAAAAGATACTGGTCTACATATAGATGAGCATGCTTCATATATAGTTGACTTAGCTAGAGCCATTGCTTTCAATACAAAAGAGAAGATGTTATTGATTGTGGAAAATAACGGCGCTATCGTTAATTTTGATTCAACTGCAATGGTTGAAATCCCATGTATAGTTGGAAATGGTGGTCCTGAGCCTTTAGTTATAGGAGCTATTCCTCAATTCCAAAAAGGACTTATGGAGCAACAAGTTTCTGTTGAAAAACTGACTGTTGAAGCTTGGATAGAGGGTTCTTACCAAAAGTTATGGCAAGCTCTAACTATGTCAAAAACTGTTCCAAGTGCAACTGTAGCAAAAGCAATTTTAGATGATTTAATAGCTGCAAACAAAGGATACTGGCCAGAATTAAAATAA
- a CDS encoding MurR/RpiR family transcriptional regulator: MEIDIYKLGERYNLTESEELALSYIVNNIEKALEVGVRGVAKECFASTSVVMNLSKKLGYKGFIDMVYRLELSLKSNSAEKDLKSSYCQDFTLQKGMKFRNLLKGRKRGAIFVHGVGFSAHIARYINDKLMVLGYFSMMSEYMENVERDYDEKPLLIVVSKSGETAAILNLCNKAKANGVPIIVITGIVGSSMEKISEVTFVVKNSNLLDDRNLEKNDFFGNSILFFEELIDGYLKGN, encoded by the coding sequence ATGGAGATAGATATCTATAAGTTAGGTGAAAGATATAATCTGACAGAATCAGAGGAGTTAGCACTTAGCTATATTGTAAACAACATTGAAAAAGCTTTAGAAGTTGGAGTTAGAGGTGTTGCAAAAGAGTGTTTTGCTTCTACTTCTGTGGTTATGAATCTTTCTAAAAAGTTGGGGTATAAAGGATTTATCGATATGGTTTATAGATTAGAGCTGAGTCTTAAATCTAATTCAGCAGAGAAAGATTTAAAGAGCAGTTATTGTCAGGACTTCACTTTACAAAAAGGTATGAAGTTTAGGAATCTTTTAAAAGGAAGAAAACGAGGGGCTATATTTGTTCATGGAGTTGGATTTTCAGCTCATATAGCAAGATATATAAATGATAAACTTATGGTTTTAGGGTATTTTTCAATGATGTCTGAATATATGGAGAATGTTGAGAGAGATTATGATGAGAAACCACTGCTAATTGTTGTTTCGAAATCAGGAGAAACAGCAGCTATATTAAATCTTTGTAATAAGGCAAAGGCGAATGGTGTTCCAATTATTGTGATAACAGGGATAGTCGGAAGTAGTATGGAAAAAATTTCTGAAGTAACATTTGTAGTAAAAAATAGTAATCTATTAGATGATAGGAATTTAGAGAAGAATGATTTTTTTGGAAATAGTATTCTTTTCTTTGAAGAGTTAATAGATGGATATTTAAAAGGGAACTAG
- a CDS encoding PTS transporter subunit EIIC, which translates to MQKLKKELQSFGKTLLFPISILSFMAIFLGLSAALQNPNIVKFLPFLQGDTAQLVLGFIRRLSGVPFAQLPLLFAMAIPLGVVKRDKEVAVYSSVIGYIAMLVGMNYLLAMQGYTPKTTDINYLINLMGMSQIEATLHNALFTNVLGIFVYNMNVIGGMIAGLLGAAIHNKFRQVELHPALSFYSGKRFVPIATVLMMPLVGMALVYIWPIINDAIMSLGTIISKLGTFGVFLYGFVEKAINPTGLHHILNQAFRFTALGGIENVAGTTQVGGLNIYFAELENHLPFSPKATVYLAQGKILHMVFGMPGALFAMYKCALPEKREKFLKYFIPGLTAVILTGITEPIDFTFIFISPALWFMNSVLAGLAFMVPAMLEVTIGNIQGGLIDWIVFGALQGTVTKWHLFLAIGPIFFIMYYFVYSFTIKKFNVMIIGRNASDFEDTQDEESCKAGDTKVENTSANSEVKDLIDGLGGLQNIVEVDNCISRLRIEVKDSSIVNVDLIKKTKPNGVIVPDSSNVHIVFGGRVTKMRNLLDDYIFGAK; encoded by the coding sequence ATGCAAAAGTTAAAAAAAGAGCTTCAAAGTTTTGGAAAGACTCTGCTGTTTCCAATATCAATCCTATCATTCATGGCGATATTTTTAGGGTTATCAGCAGCTTTACAAAATCCAAATATAGTTAAGTTTTTACCTTTTTTACAAGGGGATACAGCACAATTAGTTTTAGGTTTTATTAGAAGATTATCAGGAGTGCCATTTGCTCAATTGCCACTACTTTTCGCAATGGCTATTCCTTTAGGGGTTGTTAAAAGAGATAAAGAGGTAGCAGTATACTCATCAGTTATAGGTTATATAGCTATGCTTGTTGGAATGAACTATCTTCTAGCTATGCAGGGTTATACACCGAAAACAACGGATATAAACTACCTAATCAATCTTATGGGGATGAGTCAAATTGAAGCGACTCTTCATAACGCACTATTCACAAATGTTTTAGGAATATTTGTATATAATATGAATGTTATTGGTGGAATGATAGCTGGTCTTTTAGGAGCAGCTATCCACAACAAATTTAGACAGGTGGAGTTACATCCAGCTCTAAGTTTCTACAGTGGAAAAAGATTTGTACCGATAGCTACAGTTTTAATGATGCCACTTGTTGGAATGGCTTTAGTTTATATCTGGCCAATAATAAATGATGCAATCATGAGCTTAGGAACTATTATATCAAAGTTAGGAACATTTGGAGTATTCTTATATGGATTTGTAGAAAAAGCTATAAATCCAACTGGACTTCATCACATTTTAAACCAAGCGTTTAGATTTACAGCTCTTGGTGGAATAGAGAATGTGGCAGGAACTACTCAAGTTGGAGGTCTGAACATCTACTTTGCGGAGTTAGAAAATCACCTTCCATTCTCTCCAAAGGCTACGGTTTACTTAGCTCAAGGAAAGATTTTACACATGGTATTTGGAATGCCAGGAGCACTATTTGCTATGTATAAGTGTGCTTTACCTGAAAAGAGAGAGAAGTTCTTAAAGTATTTCATACCTGGATTAACAGCAGTTATACTTACAGGAATAACAGAACCAATTGATTTTACATTTATATTTATATCACCAGCACTTTGGTTTATGAACTCTGTTTTAGCAGGACTTGCATTTATGGTGCCAGCAATGCTAGAGGTTACAATTGGAAATATCCAAGGTGGATTAATTGACTGGATAGTGTTTGGAGCACTGCAAGGAACAGTTACAAAATGGCATCTATTCTTAGCAATCGGACCAATATTCTTTATCATGTATTACTTTGTTTATAGTTTTACAATAAAAAAGTTCAATGTTATGATAATAGGAAGAAATGCATCTGACTTTGAAGATACTCAAGATGAAGAAAGCTGTAAAGCTGGAGATACAAAAGTTGAGAATACCTCTGCAAATAGTGAGGTTAAAGATCTAATAGATGGTCTTGGAGGATTACAAAATATAGTTGAAGTTGATAACTGTATTTCAAGACTTAGAATAGAGGTAAAGGATAGTTCAATAGTTAATGTAGATTTAATTAAAAAGACTAAGCCTAATGGAGTGATAGTTCCAGATTCTAGTAATGTTCATATAGTTTTCGGGGGAAGAGTTACAAAAATGAGAAATCTTTTAGATGACTATATTTTTGGGGCGAAATAA
- a CDS encoding glycoside hydrolase family 38 C-terminal domain-containing protein, which yields MSRDIKILMHTHWDREWYFTKAETQVLLRNHMFEVIEFLEKHEDIIYVLDGQSVMLDDFIEFAPKWKERTENLVKKGALRVGPWYTQTDLLLVHGESIIRNLFYGVKKAMEYGDVMNVGYVPDTFGHSAQMPQIYSQFGIESTFFWRGYSELKGEKSDFLWKGIDGSVIFGINLATGYQGAKYLESDKDELKVRMEKIMKVLDKYSAGNARLVMNGHDQMPIQKDIHSIMENMRDFYKEDKVAVSDFESYIDTLRDINLETVEGELNHSKHARIHKTITSTRMDIKLLNTELEYKIYNVLEPLALLGKELGIDYPHEIFEKCLKELFGAHAHDSIGGCNSDLVNRDIKQRLTQVKEILDTQIELYMRLISLASTNDENVVTLYNYLPYARKNEKVEMEFITRTSDFKILNGEKEIEYAVLEQEIVDAGLIDRQVAARLLDIKVFKTKVSFVIDEIDGLSVKYLSYKDGESYSLVSEKVVGDSIENDIYKIYVENNKLNVLLKSENRVIEDAFYIETSGDAGDSYDYSPPHKDLIIDSKEVVIDGCTVLTSKDESILNYNLTYKLPKNQNSRDEKSLDATAKFNVTISLGLKDVVKVGIEHVNYLEDTRFRAVLNTEIDTDRVESDSHLCVVEKPVYFEKELSIWEEDKWAEKPVSIETFNSYVSLKSETSEATMYSYGLKEYEVVDKKVYITLFRTFSHLGKRELINRPGRPSGIEIETPDNQLYKEKFNFSLGFTFFKTEQNNSEKAREFLTPVEGYQLKEFNRFNINVPNVRKNIDTNLNIDLNGAVVSSLKESADGNNTFLRVFNPTAGEIKIELNGDVFLSNMFEEKLEAIKSYSLKSQEILNIVIDRK from the coding sequence ATGAGTAGAGATATAAAAATATTAATGCACACACATTGGGATAGAGAGTGGTATTTTACAAAAGCTGAAACACAAGTACTTTTAAGAAACCATATGTTTGAAGTTATAGAGTTTTTAGAAAAGCACGAGGATATAATCTATGTTTTAGATGGTCAAAGTGTTATGTTAGACGATTTTATCGAATTTGCACCAAAGTGGAAAGAAAGAACAGAAAATTTAGTTAAAAAGGGAGCTCTAAGAGTTGGACCTTGGTATACACAAACAGATTTACTATTAGTACACGGAGAATCAATCATTAGAAACCTATTCTACGGAGTAAAGAAAGCTATGGAGTATGGAGATGTAATGAACGTAGGATATGTTCCTGATACGTTTGGTCATTCGGCTCAAATGCCACAAATTTATTCACAATTTGGAATAGAGAGTACTTTCTTCTGGAGAGGATACAGTGAGTTAAAAGGAGAAAAATCAGATTTCTTATGGAAAGGAATCGATGGAAGCGTAATTTTTGGAATAAACTTAGCAACAGGATACCAAGGAGCTAAATATCTAGAGAGCGACAAGGATGAGCTGAAAGTAAGAATGGAAAAAATCATGAAGGTTCTGGATAAATATTCAGCTGGAAATGCTAGATTAGTTATGAATGGACATGACCAAATGCCAATTCAAAAGGATATCCACTCTATTATGGAAAACATGAGAGATTTCTATAAAGAGGATAAGGTAGCTGTATCTGATTTTGAAAGCTACATTGATACTCTAAGAGATATAAACCTAGAAACTGTTGAGGGAGAGCTAAACCACAGTAAGCATGCTAGAATTCATAAGACAATAACTTCAACAAGAATGGATATAAAACTTTTAAATACAGAGTTAGAGTATAAAATATACAATGTTTTAGAGCCACTTGCTCTTTTAGGAAAAGAGTTAGGAATCGATTACCCTCATGAGATATTCGAAAAGTGCTTAAAAGAGTTATTTGGAGCTCATGCACATGATAGTATCGGAGGATGTAACTCAGATTTAGTAAATAGAGATATAAAACAAAGATTAACTCAAGTAAAAGAGATTTTAGATACTCAAATCGAACTTTATATGAGACTTATATCTTTAGCTTCAACAAATGATGAGAATGTAGTTACTCTTTACAACTACCTACCTTATGCTAGAAAAAATGAGAAAGTTGAGATGGAGTTCATAACAAGAACAAGCGACTTTAAAATTTTAAATGGTGAAAAAGAGATTGAGTACGCTGTATTAGAGCAAGAGATTGTAGATGCAGGACTTATTGATAGACAAGTTGCAGCTAGACTTTTAGATATAAAAGTATTCAAAACAAAAGTAAGCTTCGTAATAGATGAGATAGATGGATTATCTGTAAAATACTTATCTTATAAAGATGGAGAAAGCTATAGCTTAGTTTCTGAAAAAGTTGTTGGAGATTCTATAGAAAATGATATCTATAAAATTTATGTAGAAAATAACAAGCTGAATGTACTACTAAAATCTGAAAACAGAGTTATAGAAGATGCATTCTATATAGAGACAAGTGGAGATGCAGGAGATAGTTATGACTACTCACCACCACATAAAGATTTAATAATAGACTCTAAAGAGGTTGTAATAGATGGATGCACAGTATTAACGTCGAAGGACGAATCAATTTTAAATTACAACCTAACATATAAATTACCAAAGAATCAAAACTCTAGAGATGAAAAATCTTTAGATGCTACAGCAAAATTCAATGTAACAATCTCTTTAGGGCTTAAAGATGTTGTAAAAGTTGGAATTGAACATGTAAACTACTTAGAAGATACTAGATTCAGAGCGGTTTTAAATACAGAGATAGATACAGATAGAGTGGAATCAGATTCACATCTATGTGTAGTGGAAAAACCAGTTTACTTTGAGAAAGAGTTAAGCATTTGGGAAGAGGATAAGTGGGCAGAAAAGCCAGTTTCAATTGAAACATTCAACTCATATGTTTCTTTAAAATCAGAAACTTCAGAAGCGACTATGTACTCTTACGGATTAAAAGAGTATGAAGTAGTAGATAAAAAAGTTTACATAACTCTATTTAGAACATTCTCTCATCTTGGAAAAAGAGAACTTATAAATAGACCAGGAAGACCATCTGGAATTGAGATTGAAACTCCAGATAACCAACTTTACAAAGAGAAGTTTAACTTCAGTTTAGGATTTACATTCTTCAAAACTGAGCAAAATAACAGTGAGAAAGCTCGTGAATTCTTAACACCAGTAGAAGGATATCAATTAAAAGAGTTCAACAGATTCAACATAAACGTACCAAACGTTAGAAAGAATATAGATACTAATTTAAATATAGATCTAAATGGAGCGGTAGTAAGCAGTTTAAAAGAGAGTGCTGATGGAAATAATACTTTCTTAAGAGTGTTTAACCCAACTGCAGGAGAGATTAAAATAGAATTAAATGGAGATGTTTTCTTAAGTAATATGTTTGAAGAGAAATTAGAAGCTATAAAGAGTTACTCTTTAAAGAGCCAAGAGATTTTAAACATCGTTATCGATAGAAAATAG
- a CDS encoding MurR/RpiR family transcriptional regulator has translation MEYRIINVLQTRELKAKFTKSEESILDFIEKNFEKIPEYSVLRLCEEAYASQATVNRVCKKLGFKGFSELKYSIEQDLQKMKNSKNSSINNTFFYIENINFQDLKPIVEILKKNRKILIYGLGASEITALYFQRQLLYLGFQAIVVTEEKMIEKFDDFILFIISSSGETLRVKHVAKSFKDRGKVVISITKFGSSLHELSDCAFTHNISIDKLDAISREQQLHMIIMINELINKSQIG, from the coding sequence ATGGAATATAGGATTATAAATGTTTTGCAAACAAGAGAGTTAAAAGCAAAATTTACAAAAAGCGAGGAGAGTATTTTAGATTTTATAGAGAAAAATTTTGAAAAAATTCCTGAGTACTCTGTTCTTAGACTTTGTGAAGAGGCTTATGCTTCACAGGCTACAGTGAATAGAGTTTGTAAAAAACTTGGTTTTAAAGGTTTCAGTGAGTTGAAGTATTCTATAGAGCAAGATTTACAAAAAATGAAAAATTCAAAAAATAGTAGCATTAATAATACATTTTTTTATATCGAAAATATAAACTTTCAAGATTTAAAACCGATTGTAGAGATTTTGAAAAAAAATAGAAAAATTTTGATTTACGGCTTGGGAGCTTCTGAGATAACAGCTCTTTATTTTCAAAGACAGCTACTTTACTTAGGATTTCAGGCAATTGTTGTAACAGAGGAGAAGATGATAGAGAAGTTTGATGATTTTATACTTTTTATAATTTCAAGCTCTGGAGAAACCCTGAGAGTAAAACATGTTGCTAAAAGCTTCAAAGACAGAGGGAAAGTCGTGATATCTATCACAAAGTTTGGGAGTTCACTACATGAGCTTTCAGATTGTGCTTTTACTCATAATATATCGATAGATAAATTAGATGCCATATCGAGAGAGCAACAGCTACATATGATAATAATGATAAATGAGTTGATAAACAAATCTCAAATTGGATAA
- a CDS encoding glycerate kinase, translating to MKVVIAIDSFKGSLSSVELGAAIELGIKEVYPDAEVKKVGIADGGEGTLPALVEGANGKFVELTVHGPLMDEIKAKYGILGDNSAVIEMAEASGLPLLKPEDRNPMKATTFGTGELIRDAILKGCRDFIVGLGGSATNDAGVGMLAALGYKFLDKNKKELIGGGEILDKIASIDFTNVLPELADCKFTIACDVDNPFYGPKGAAEIYSRQKGATEEMVKILDNGLMSFAKVIEKEIGIDVSNLPGAGAAGGLGGCLMAFFKGQLTSGIDIVLETVELEKTLADADFVITGEGRLDHQTAMGKAPVGVAKIAKKFDIPVIGLAGGVTEDAVKTHEKGIDSFFSIINYPISLEEAMKKETATKFAKSNAEEVFRLIKVCERKFSK from the coding sequence ATGAAAGTAGTAATAGCGATAGATTCGTTTAAAGGAAGCCTTAGTTCTGTAGAATTAGGAGCTGCTATAGAGCTTGGAATTAAGGAGGTTTATCCAGATGCTGAAGTAAAAAAAGTTGGAATAGCAGATGGAGGAGAAGGAACTTTACCAGCTTTAGTTGAGGGAGCTAATGGTAAATTTGTAGAACTTACAGTTCATGGACCACTTATGGATGAGATAAAAGCTAAATATGGTATTCTTGGAGATAACAGTGCTGTAATTGAAATGGCTGAAGCTTCTGGTTTACCTCTTTTAAAACCAGAAGATAGAAACCCTATGAAAGCCACAACTTTTGGGACTGGAGAGCTTATAAGAGATGCAATTTTAAAAGGATGTAGAGATTTTATAGTTGGTCTTGGTGGAAGTGCAACAAACGATGCTGGGGTTGGAATGCTTGCAGCTCTTGGATATAAGTTTTTAGATAAAAACAAAAAAGAGCTTATCGGTGGAGGAGAGATTTTAGATAAAATTGCATCTATCGATTTCACAAATGTATTGCCTGAATTAGCAGATTGCAAGTTTACAATCGCTTGTGACGTAGACAATCCATTCTACGGACCTAAAGGAGCTGCCGAAATCTACTCTCGTCAAAAAGGTGCAACAGAAGAGATGGTAAAAATTCTAGATAATGGTCTTATGAGCTTTGCTAAAGTTATAGAAAAGGAGATTGGAATAGATGTTTCAAATCTTCCTGGAGCTGGAGCTGCTGGTGGACTTGGTGGTTGTCTAATGGCCTTTTTCAAGGGTCAGCTAACTTCTGGAATAGATATCGTTTTAGAAACAGTTGAACTAGAAAAAACTCTTGCTGACGCTGACTTTGTTATAACTGGTGAAGGTAGATTAGATCATCAAACAGCTATGGGAAAAGCTCCTGTTGGAGTTGCAAAAATAGCTAAAAAATTCGATATCCCTGTTATTGGATTAGCTGGTGGAGTTACTGAGGATGCAGTTAAAACTCATGAAAAAGGAATTGATTCTTTCTTCTCAATCATAAACTATCCAATCTCTTTAGAAGAAGCTATGAAAAAAGAGACAGCGACTAAGTTTGCTAAGAGCAATGCCGAAGAAGTTTTCAGATTGATTAAAGTTTGTGAGAGAAAATTCTCTAAGTAA
- a CDS encoding molybdopterin molybdotransferase MoeA, whose protein sequence is MEKISLELALETLINKVNIIEELEEKNLLDILGFILGEDILSPLNNPPFNRSPLDGFTFNSFDTIGASKDNPATFFVKSEIFAGSYCDDKINKNEAFRIMTGAPIPSSCNCVIKQEEVHFDEKTGILKIYRELKNHENFCFEGEDLKVGELVVQKGEVITYNHIGVFASLGIHKVKVLRKPKIGILSLGSELLMPGASLAPGKIYNSNLFTLMSKLKFLGLDGIMYPPMSDNPILVSNFIEKELKNIDLLITTGGVSVGKKDIMHDVIKELKANRLFWKIDIQPGTPVLAAEKDDKLILSLSGNPFASLVNFELLGRAIIYKMSSGTIKNTKTIEAIVKGGFNKSSSKRRFIRGFFHNGEVFLNDKKHSSGTISSLIGKNCIVEISPGTSSLKENDKVKVILID, encoded by the coding sequence ATGGAAAAAATAAGTTTAGAGCTCGCTCTTGAAACTCTAATTAATAAAGTTAATATAATAGAAGAGCTAGAAGAAAAAAATCTTTTAGATATCCTTGGATTTATACTAGGTGAAGATATCCTATCCCCTTTAAATAATCCACCATTTAATCGTTCACCTTTAGATGGATTTACATTTAATAGTTTTGACACGATTGGAGCATCTAAAGATAATCCCGCTACCTTTTTTGTTAAATCTGAGATTTTTGCAGGAAGCTACTGTGATGATAAAATAAATAAAAATGAAGCTTTTAGAATTATGACTGGAGCTCCCATTCCAAGCAGTTGTAATTGTGTCATAAAACAAGAGGAGGTTCATTTCGATGAAAAAACAGGTATTTTAAAAATTTATAGAGAGTTAAAAAATCATGAAAATTTCTGTTTCGAAGGCGAAGATCTAAAAGTTGGTGAGCTTGTTGTTCAAAAAGGAGAGGTTATCACATACAACCACATCGGAGTCTTTGCATCTTTAGGTATCCATAAAGTTAAAGTTCTAAGAAAGCCTAAAATAGGTATACTTAGCTTAGGAAGTGAACTTCTTATGCCTGGTGCTTCTTTAGCTCCTGGAAAAATATACAATAGTAATCTTTTCACTTTGATGAGTAAGTTAAAGTTTTTAGGTCTTGATGGTATTATGTATCCTCCAATGTCAGATAATCCAATCCTGGTTTCGAATTTTATTGAGAAAGAACTAAAAAATATCGATCTGCTTATTACTACAGGTGGAGTTTCTGTTGGAAAAAAAGATATTATGCATGACGTTATCAAAGAATTAAAAGCAAATAGATTATTTTGGAAAATAGATATTCAACCTGGAACACCTGTTTTAGCAGCTGAAAAAGATGATAAACTTATTTTATCTCTTTCTGGCAATCCCTTTGCTTCACTTGTTAACTTTGAACTCTTGGGAAGAGCTATTATTTATAAAATGAGTTCAGGAACTATTAAAAATACTAAAACAATCGAAGCGATAGTTAAAGGTGGCTTTAACAAATCCTCATCTAAAAGACGTTTCATCAGAGGTTTTTTCCATAATGGTGAAGTTTTTTTAAATGATAAAAAACACTCCTCTGGAACAATCTCGTCTCTTATTGGAAAAAACTGTATTGTTGAAATATCTCCTGGAACGAGTTCTTTAAAAGAGAACGATAAGGTCAAGGTGATTTTAATTGATTAA
- the mobB gene encoding molybdopterin-guanine dinucleotide biosynthesis protein B, whose translation MIKFEDIDILVLAGGKSSRMNYNDKALLKIGNKTFLENLEILFSNFNRKYISLNSSQNISNDSFIRIDDEYSEIGPISGLYSGLSKCIGNYLFVTPCDVPNLTKDFITYITDFVSNEYDAFIVKDKDGFIHPLMGIYNKSSLEKIKKSIDSKDYKVLNLVKNLNVKYIDLKYTIFDDSKILKNINTPEDYKNLNISSENKTKFFAISGVKNSGKTTLITKLLKKFKENGYKVGTIKHDGHDFQMDNLNSDTDKHSKSGAIGTLIFSKNKFMFLEQTEEQPLDFYLKFFHDYDLIILEGFKGSIYPKLEIIRQEISNISVSNPLNLKFIVSDLKNIDNNKILKILDLNDIDTIFEEIKKYVF comes from the coding sequence TTGATTAAATTTGAAGATATTGATATTTTAGTTCTTGCTGGTGGGAAAAGTAGCCGTATGAACTACAATGACAAAGCTCTTTTAAAAATTGGCAATAAAACATTTCTAGAAAACTTAGAGATTCTATTTTCTAACTTTAATAGAAAATATATCTCATTAAACTCATCACAAAATATATCTAATGACTCTTTTATTAGAATAGATGATGAATACAGTGAAATTGGACCTATCTCTGGGTTATATTCCGGGCTTTCAAAGTGCATAGGAAACTACCTCTTTGTTACCCCTTGCGATGTTCCAAATTTAACTAAAGATTTTATAACTTACATAACTGATTTTGTCTCTAATGAATATGACGCCTTCATTGTCAAAGATAAAGATGGATTTATACATCCATTGATGGGAATATACAATAAATCTTCATTAGAGAAAATAAAAAAATCTATCGACTCTAAAGATTATAAAGTTTTAAATCTTGTAAAAAACCTAAATGTTAAATATATCGATTTAAAATATACAATTTTTGATGATTCAAAAATTTTAAAAAATATAAATACTCCTGAAGATTATAAAAATTTAAATATCTCCTCAGAAAATAAAACTAAATTTTTTGCAATATCTGGAGTTAAAAATTCAGGAAAAACAACTCTGATCACAAAACTTTTAAAAAAATTTAAAGAGAATGGTTATAAAGTTGGAACGATAAAACACGATGGACATGATTTCCAAATGGATAATCTTAACTCTGATACTGATAAACATTCTAAGTCCGGAGCTATTGGAACCCTTATTTTTTCAAAAAATAAATTTATGTTCTTAGAGCAAACAGAGGAACAACCCCTTGATTTCTACCTTAAATTCTTCCACGATTATGATCTAATTATTCTCGAGGGATTTAAAGGTAGTATATATCCAAAATTAGAAATAATAAGACAAGAAATCTCAAATATAAGTGTTTCTAATCCATTAAATCTAAAATTTATTGTGAGTGACTTAAAAAATATCGATAATAACAAAATTTTAAAAATTTTAGATTTGAATGACATTGATACTATTTTTGAAGAAATAAAAAAATATGTTTTTTAA